A single genomic interval of Vibrio gallicus harbors:
- a CDS encoding cation:proton antiporter produces the protein MEAYNTLCFLAAGAVLIAFINSKIGKMQTTIAITAGAMILSLAIIIAGQAGWFKLSHVATETIASIDFENFLLKGILGFLLFAGGLGIHIEHMKDQKWEITGLALGATVFSTFFIGFTLHYLCGVIGINLDLIYCLLFGALISPTDPIAVLAIVKKLKAPKRISTQIEGESLFNDGFGLVIFVTIFTIAFGNEAPTVGSVTHLFLQEAIGGILYGFILGLIFHYLISATNDHSMELLLTLTIPTAGYVFAETIGVSGPLAMVVSGIMIGNWTRNAGFSEQSHQHLDHFWELIDEFLNGVLFLLIGMSMLLFEFHKEDWVLMVIAVPLVLTSRFLSVRTTYIAFNRFRAYNPLSVRILTWGGLRGGLALAMALSIPSGIMVIPEKNIDVKELIMVMTYAVVMFSILVQGMTITPMIEKAKTLEPKEDK, from the coding sequence ATGGAAGCCTATAATACCCTCTGCTTTTTAGCTGCGGGAGCCGTACTAATCGCTTTTATCAATAGTAAAATAGGTAAGATGCAGACCACCATCGCAATCACTGCCGGTGCAATGATATTATCGTTAGCTATCATCATCGCGGGCCAGGCTGGTTGGTTTAAGCTGTCCCATGTCGCAACAGAGACTATTGCTTCAATCGATTTTGAAAACTTCTTATTAAAAGGGATCTTAGGTTTTCTTTTGTTTGCCGGTGGCTTAGGCATACACATTGAACACATGAAAGATCAAAAATGGGAAATTACAGGGTTAGCACTCGGTGCTACCGTCTTCTCAACGTTTTTTATCGGCTTCACACTGCATTACCTATGTGGGGTAATCGGCATAAATCTAGACCTTATATACTGCCTTTTATTTGGGGCTTTGATATCTCCAACCGATCCAATTGCTGTTCTGGCTATAGTAAAGAAACTTAAAGCTCCTAAAAGAATATCGACTCAAATCGAAGGAGAATCACTATTTAACGATGGTTTTGGTCTTGTGATTTTTGTGACTATCTTCACTATTGCTTTTGGTAATGAAGCACCAACAGTCGGTAGTGTTACTCATTTATTCCTACAAGAAGCTATTGGTGGCATCCTATATGGATTCATACTGGGGTTAATATTCCACTACTTAATTAGTGCGACCAATGACCACTCAATGGAGCTATTGCTTACCCTTACTATACCTACCGCCGGTTATGTATTTGCTGAGACAATTGGTGTATCAGGACCTCTTGCTATGGTGGTTTCCGGTATCATGATTGGTAACTGGACTCGCAACGCTGGGTTTTCTGAGCAAAGCCATCAACACCTCGACCACTTCTGGGAATTAATTGATGAGTTCCTCAATGGTGTATTGTTCCTACTGATTGGTATGTCGATGCTATTATTCGAATTCCACAAAGAGGACTGGGTGTTAATGGTAATCGCTGTACCTTTGGTATTAACCTCACGTTTTTTAAGCGTCAGGACAACATACATAGCCTTCAACCGATTCCGAGCTTATAACCCTTTATCAGTTAGAATATTAACTTGGGGTGGATTACGTGGCGGACTTGCTTTAGCTATGGCACTTTCTATTCCTAGCGGCATCATGGTTATCCCTGAGAAAAATATAGATGTGAAAGAACTGATAATGGTGATGACATATGCCGTTGTAATGTTCTCCATCTTAGTTCAAGGAATGACCATTACTCCTATGATAGAGAAAGCGAAAACGTTAGAGCCCAAAGAAGATAAATAA
- the metA gene encoding homoserine O-acetyltransferase MetA has product MPIRVPDQLPATDILRGENIFVMSESRASSQEIRPLKVLLLNLMPKKIETETQFLRLLSNSPLQVDVELLRIDNRPSKNTPTEHLNTFYRQFESIQGRNFDGMIITGAPLGLVQFEDVIYWEHLQSIMNWAKDHVTSTLYVCWAAQAGLKLLYGLPKRTRKEKLSGVYQHSIHDQHNPLLRGFDDAFLAPHSRYADFSPEYLGETTDLDILATSEAAGVYLASTKDKRNVFVTGHPEYESHTLHTEYVRDLGEGMEPDIPVNYYPQDNPANVPKATWRSHGHLLFSNWLNYCVYQQTPYDLDKFSQHDFTTDE; this is encoded by the coding sequence GTGCCTATCAGAGTCCCTGATCAGTTACCTGCAACTGATATATTACGCGGAGAGAACATTTTTGTTATGTCTGAGTCGCGTGCATCTTCGCAAGAGATCCGCCCGCTAAAAGTTTTGCTGCTGAATCTGATGCCTAAAAAGATAGAAACGGAGACTCAGTTCTTACGCTTATTATCCAATAGTCCATTGCAGGTAGATGTTGAACTGCTACGTATTGATAATCGCCCTAGTAAAAATACACCGACTGAGCATTTGAATACTTTCTACCGTCAGTTTGAATCAATTCAAGGACGAAACTTCGATGGAATGATTATCACAGGTGCTCCCCTTGGATTAGTACAATTTGAAGATGTTATTTATTGGGAGCATCTGCAATCAATTATGAATTGGGCTAAGGACCATGTCACATCAACTCTGTATGTGTGTTGGGCCGCTCAAGCTGGATTGAAGCTTTTATACGGACTACCAAAGCGTACCCGTAAAGAAAAATTATCAGGTGTATACCAGCATTCAATACATGATCAGCATAATCCGTTGCTTAGAGGTTTTGATGATGCCTTTCTAGCGCCTCATTCGCGCTATGCTGACTTTTCTCCTGAATACTTAGGTGAGACTACCGATTTAGATATTCTTGCAACCTCTGAGGCTGCTGGGGTCTATTTGGCATCGACTAAAGATAAACGGAACGTATTTGTAACTGGTCATCCAGAGTATGAGTCACATACATTACATACAGAGTATGTTCGAGACTTAGGTGAAGGGATGGAACCGGATATTCCGGTTAACTATTATCCACAAGATAACCCAGCCAATGTACCTAAAGCGACATGGCGTAGCCACGGTCATTTACTATTTAGTAATTGGCTTAACTATTGTGTCTACCAACAAACACCATACGATTTGGATAAGTTCTCTCAACACGATTTTACGACTGACGAATAA